One genomic segment of Paenibacillus xylanexedens includes these proteins:
- the recJ gene encoding single-stranded-DNA-specific exonuclease RecJ, whose product MLYSQYRWNTPNIDLEAAAGLSQALSVSPLVGRLLVSRGVHNEKEAERFLHPDLNQMHDPYLLLGMNEAVPRIKLALEREEHILIYGDYDADGVSSTSLMIHLMRHLGASYDIYIPHRSNEGYGLHNHALDWAHQQGVSLIITVDTGISAVEQIAYAATLGIEVIVTDHHEPPEILPEAFTLINPKLPGCPYPFKGLAGAGVALKLAQALIGEVPGEWMEIAAIGTVADLMPLEGENRVIVSYGIESMRGSRLPGVSALLEISGVDQSQVTSINIAFAMAPRINASGRLDHAGRAVSLLTTENLDEAHTLAGQLDLLNRERQQVVEGILQEATAQLEQKIQLRSGSVPDVIVLAGEGWNVGVVGIVASKLLERYYRPTLILGIDPESGVCKGSARSIEGLDIYQALTVNKHTMDHYGGHPAAAGMTLHRDQLEELEAGLNEFAASVLTEEDFVPQRLADDECRISDVPLKVIQEIDRLQPFGMSNPSPRFVLRSVTVKETRTMGREKRHLKLVLEQDGQQLETVAFGKGALAEFLLPGSVIDVMGELSINEWNGMRKPQLMLQDIHVPQVQVFDLRGNAEPLNAMKHFLSSLEVHLRYKSGSVGAIVRKETDVSEGNSLYEPCLWVYDRKVGLFPCNAAAQHYGQEQVRTLFVFDTPETPEQLNAMLALFSGAENIILLHGSGNRRDRLQMPSRELFKRIYMQVLKWKAEPVEEQEITPVLSRQCGCSPRMITMMLDVFEELSFITRDNGKIAFVDNPPKRELTASRHYQAIENMAEIEQVMLDAATPQLTQWMISRMKGVS is encoded by the coding sequence TTGCTTTATTCGCAATACCGGTGGAATACACCGAATATCGATTTGGAGGCGGCTGCGGGACTCTCGCAGGCGCTTTCCGTTTCACCCCTTGTTGGACGTTTGCTTGTGAGTCGAGGAGTGCACAATGAGAAGGAGGCCGAACGTTTTTTGCATCCTGATCTGAATCAGATGCATGATCCCTATCTGCTCCTCGGCATGAATGAAGCTGTGCCACGTATCAAGCTGGCATTGGAGCGGGAAGAACATATTTTAATCTACGGGGATTATGACGCTGATGGCGTATCCAGCACATCGCTCATGATCCATTTGATGCGTCATCTTGGGGCTTCGTACGATATATATATCCCTCATCGCTCGAATGAAGGGTATGGATTGCACAACCATGCGTTGGATTGGGCCCATCAACAAGGCGTTTCATTGATTATTACCGTGGACACCGGAATCAGTGCTGTTGAACAGATTGCCTATGCGGCAACACTGGGCATCGAAGTCATTGTGACAGATCACCACGAGCCACCTGAAATTTTGCCCGAAGCCTTTACACTTATTAATCCAAAACTTCCGGGATGCCCTTATCCTTTTAAAGGTTTGGCAGGAGCGGGAGTAGCCTTGAAGCTCGCTCAGGCATTAATCGGGGAAGTGCCCGGTGAATGGATGGAGATTGCCGCCATCGGCACCGTTGCTGATCTGATGCCTTTGGAAGGGGAGAACCGGGTTATCGTCAGTTATGGAATAGAATCGATGCGTGGTTCACGTCTTCCCGGTGTAAGTGCATTGCTGGAAATCAGTGGTGTGGATCAGAGTCAGGTGACTTCGATTAATATTGCCTTTGCCATGGCACCTCGTATTAATGCCAGTGGACGTTTGGATCATGCCGGGAGAGCGGTATCGCTTCTCACCACCGAGAATCTGGATGAAGCTCATACGCTTGCGGGCCAGCTTGATCTATTGAATCGGGAGCGACAGCAAGTCGTAGAGGGCATATTACAAGAAGCAACGGCACAGTTGGAACAAAAGATACAGCTTCGTTCAGGATCCGTTCCAGATGTAATCGTATTGGCTGGTGAGGGCTGGAACGTTGGAGTGGTTGGTATTGTGGCTTCCAAATTGCTGGAACGTTATTACCGACCTACACTTATCCTTGGGATCGATCCAGAGAGCGGTGTCTGCAAGGGCTCTGCTCGCTCCATTGAGGGCTTGGATATCTATCAGGCACTCACAGTCAATAAACACACTATGGACCATTACGGGGGACACCCTGCAGCAGCAGGTATGACCTTGCATCGGGATCAGCTGGAAGAACTTGAGGCTGGTTTGAATGAGTTTGCTGCATCCGTATTAACTGAAGAGGACTTTGTACCTCAACGTCTTGCGGATGATGAATGCAGAATCAGTGATGTTCCGCTGAAAGTGATCCAGGAGATCGACAGATTGCAGCCTTTTGGGATGAGCAATCCTTCGCCACGGTTTGTATTGAGAAGTGTGACTGTGAAGGAAACCAGAACAATGGGACGAGAGAAACGCCATCTGAAACTGGTTCTGGAACAGGATGGTCAGCAACTGGAAACCGTCGCTTTTGGCAAGGGAGCGTTGGCAGAGTTTCTTCTCCCAGGTTCCGTTATTGATGTGATGGGAGAACTGTCCATCAATGAATGGAATGGGATGAGAAAACCTCAATTGATGCTTCAGGACATTCATGTTCCTCAGGTCCAAGTGTTTGATTTGCGCGGTAATGCCGAGCCATTAAATGCGATGAAACATTTCTTGAGCTCACTTGAGGTGCATCTGCGATATAAATCTGGTTCTGTTGGTGCTATTGTTCGGAAAGAAACAGATGTTTCCGAGGGAAATTCATTGTATGAACCTTGCCTTTGGGTATATGATAGAAAGGTCGGGTTATTTCCGTGTAATGCTGCTGCACAGCATTATGGACAGGAACAAGTCCGGACGTTATTTGTGTTTGATACGCCGGAAACCCCGGAACAACTTAATGCCATGCTGGCTTTGTTCAGTGGAGCTGAGAATATCATCCTTCTGCACGGATCAGGCAACCGCCGAGATCGCCTTCAAATGCCTTCCAGAGAACTCTTTAAGCGTATTTATATGCAGGTGTTGAAATGGAAAGCTGAACCCGTGGAGGAACAAGAGATTACTCCTGTGCTCAGTCGTCAGTGTGGTTGTTCGCCGCGCATGATTACGATGATGTTGGATGTATTCGAAGAGTTATCCTTCATTACCCGTGATAACGGCAAAATTGCGTTTGTGGATAACCCGCCTAAGCGTGAACTAACCGCTTCACGTCACTATCAGGCGATCGAAAATATGGCCGAGATAGAACAGGTGATGCTGGATGCAGCCACACCGCAACTGACACAATGGATGATATCCCGGATGAAGGGCGTATCTTAG
- the dtd gene encoding D-aminoacyl-tRNA deacylase: MRVLVQRCKEAQVTVGDELTGKIESGLMLLVGITHEDTAKDAQYLADKVSGLRIFEDDQEKMNLSLLNVGGAVLSVSQFTLYGDCRKGKRPSFAAAARPEAAELLYETFNQLLRDKGIQVETGRFGAMMDVTFTNWGPVTLMLESPVRQEPRA; this comes from the coding sequence ATGAGGGTGCTTGTACAACGCTGTAAAGAGGCTCAGGTGACTGTGGGAGACGAGCTGACAGGTAAGATCGAATCCGGATTAATGCTGCTCGTAGGCATTACCCATGAGGACACCGCGAAGGATGCCCAGTATCTGGCTGACAAAGTTAGTGGGTTACGGATATTTGAGGATGATCAGGAGAAGATGAATCTCAGTCTGCTTAACGTTGGCGGTGCTGTATTGTCTGTTTCCCAGTTCACCCTGTACGGAGATTGTCGCAAAGGAAAGCGTCCGAGCTTTGCGGCTGCGGCCCGACCTGAAGCGGCAGAACTGTTATATGAAACGTTTAATCAACTGCTACGGGATAAAGGTATTCAGGTGGAAACCGGGCGTTTCGGAGCGATGATGGATGTAACATTTACCAACTGGGGACCCGTGACTTTGATGCTTGAAAGTCCGGTTCGTCAGGAACCACGTGCATAA
- the uraA gene encoding uracil permease, whose amino-acid sequence MQREIQVNQKMPLGSGSLLSLQHLFAMFGSTVLVPNLFGVDPSMILLMNGIGTLLYILMCKGKIPAYLGSSFAFIAPVTMVLKQHPENGYSMALGAFIITGLVFCFVALIIKFAGTGWINVVFPPAVMGAIVALIGLELVPVAAGMAGLINSDPVANPNWVPQAKPIILSMATLGITVIGAVTFRGFPKIIHILIGIVVGYILGYSMGLVDKQAIGNADFFSLPTVTTPTFDWSVIFTILPVALVVIVEHIGHLLVTSSIVGKDLSKDPGLHRSLLGNGVSTILSGFVGSTPNTTYGENIGVMALTRVYSTYVIGGAAVIAIVLSFSGTFSALVANIPVPVMGGVSLLLFGVIAASGLRILVEQKVDFAKPTNLLLTTLVLVIGLSGTEVTFYGVHLKGMALATIVGILMSLLFKLFEVLGWLNDDSKKQPITEKTPH is encoded by the coding sequence TTGCAACGCGAAATTCAGGTTAATCAAAAGATGCCACTTGGCTCAGGTTCACTGCTTAGCCTTCAGCATTTGTTCGCCATGTTTGGCAGCACGGTGCTTGTACCAAACCTGTTCGGTGTTGATCCAAGTATGATCCTGCTGATGAACGGAATTGGAACACTGTTGTACATACTGATGTGTAAAGGAAAGATTCCAGCATATCTCGGATCAAGCTTTGCCTTTATTGCACCTGTCACAATGGTATTAAAACAACATCCTGAGAATGGCTACTCCATGGCACTTGGAGCTTTTATCATAACAGGACTTGTTTTCTGTTTCGTGGCCCTCATTATTAAATTTGCGGGTACCGGATGGATTAACGTAGTCTTCCCACCAGCGGTTATGGGCGCCATCGTTGCTCTGATCGGACTGGAGCTTGTACCCGTGGCTGCCGGAATGGCAGGATTGATTAACTCTGATCCTGTTGCTAACCCGAACTGGGTGCCGCAGGCCAAACCCATTATTTTATCCATGGCCACGCTTGGTATCACTGTCATTGGGGCCGTAACGTTCCGTGGATTCCCCAAAATCATTCATATTCTAATCGGTATTGTAGTCGGTTATATCCTTGGCTATTCTATGGGTCTGGTTGATAAACAGGCTATTGGAAACGCTGATTTCTTCTCACTACCAACCGTAACAACGCCTACATTTGACTGGTCCGTTATTTTCACTATTTTACCTGTAGCGCTTGTGGTTATCGTTGAACATATTGGACATTTGCTTGTAACGAGCAGCATTGTAGGCAAAGATCTTTCGAAAGACCCTGGGCTTCATCGTTCCCTGCTTGGTAATGGGGTCTCCACCATTCTGTCCGGGTTTGTAGGATCAACTCCCAATACAACCTATGGTGAGAACATCGGTGTTATGGCCCTGACTCGCGTATATTCCACATATGTCATTGGAGGCGCAGCAGTCATTGCAATCGTACTCTCCTTCTCAGGAACATTCTCGGCACTTGTAGCTAACATTCCTGTGCCTGTTATGGGTGGTGTATCCCTGCTTCTGTTCGGGGTTATTGCAGCATCTGGTCTGCGTATTCTGGTTGAACAGAAAGTCGATTTTGCCAAACCGACCAATCTGCTGCTTACTACACTTGTATTGGTCATCGGACTAAGTGGTACAGAAGTTACCTTCTACGGCGTTCATCTGAAAGGGATGGCACTGGCAACCATCGTCGGAATCCTGATGAGCTTGTTGTTCAAACTGTTTGAAGTGCTGGGTTGGTTGAATGATGATTCAAAAAAACAGCCTATTACTGAAAAAACGCCACATTAA
- a CDS encoding RelA/SpoT family protein, which produces MGIEQLLEKAGAYIKEPDLVRIREAYEFADQAHHGQTRKSGEPYILHPLAVADIVVNMQMDTISIIAALLHDVVEDTTVSLEEIRNHFGNTCAMLVDGLTKLERIQFRSKEEQQNENYRKMFIAMAQDIRVIVIKLADRLHNMRTLKFQSEESQRRISYETLEIFCPIANRLGISAIKWEMEDIALRYLNPQQYYRIANLMHKKRAEREQYIDTVMDGITNKLDEMGIQADLSGRPKHIYSVFKKMTTKNKQFNEIYDLLAIRIIVDNIKDCYATLGIIHTLWKPMPGRFKDYIAMPKANMYQSLHTTVVGPNGEPTEVQIRTWDMHRTAEFGIAAHWAYKEGAANGNHFEDKITFFREILELQNEAQDASEFVESLKMDFFSDLVFVFTPKGEVIELPIGSVPLDFAYRIHTEVGNRTIGAKVNGRIVPLDYHLKTGDIIEILTSKHSYGPSQDWMKIAKSSHARAKIKQWFKKERREENVEKGRESCERELKRMGLDPSAWMTDDKLMEAAKKYAFNDIDDMLAAVGFGGITAAQIVTKATEKLRKEQEESSLLELNSAMRELKPAPERRNRPTNGIRVKGIDNLLVRFARCCNPVPGDDIIGYVTRGRGVSVHRSDCPNIPTSADGEEAARVIEVEWEENIEASYSVDIEITGHDRNGLLNEVLQAVSESKTNISAVTGRTDKNKLALVHVTILIRNTDHLQSVVERIKRVKDVYSVHRIMQ; this is translated from the coding sequence ATGGGCATAGAGCAATTACTCGAGAAGGCCGGGGCATATATCAAAGAACCCGATCTGGTGCGCATACGAGAAGCTTACGAATTTGCTGATCAGGCCCACCATGGACAGACGCGAAAATCGGGAGAACCGTATATTCTGCATCCGCTTGCGGTTGCCGACATTGTTGTGAACATGCAGATGGACACCATCTCCATAATAGCAGCGCTTCTTCATGATGTAGTAGAGGATACTACGGTCTCACTTGAAGAGATCCGCAATCATTTCGGCAATACGTGTGCCATGCTTGTTGACGGCTTGACGAAGCTGGAACGTATTCAGTTTCGCTCCAAGGAAGAACAGCAGAACGAGAACTACCGCAAAATGTTCATCGCCATGGCGCAGGACATCCGTGTCATCGTGATTAAATTGGCTGACCGTCTGCATAATATGAGGACACTCAAGTTTCAGTCGGAAGAAAGCCAGCGCCGGATTTCATATGAAACGCTGGAAATTTTCTGTCCGATTGCAAACCGTTTGGGTATCTCTGCAATCAAATGGGAAATGGAGGACATCGCCCTCCGTTATTTGAATCCGCAGCAGTATTACCGAATTGCAAACCTGATGCACAAAAAACGTGCAGAACGTGAGCAATATATTGATACGGTTATGGATGGAATTACGAACAAGCTGGATGAGATGGGAATTCAGGCAGACCTTTCGGGACGCCCGAAACATATCTACAGCGTGTTCAAGAAAATGACCACCAAAAACAAGCAGTTTAACGAAATTTATGATCTGCTTGCCATTCGTATTATTGTGGATAATATCAAGGATTGTTATGCTACCTTGGGAATTATACACACGCTATGGAAACCGATGCCTGGACGCTTCAAAGACTACATTGCGATGCCAAAGGCGAATATGTATCAATCGCTGCATACAACGGTAGTTGGTCCCAATGGCGAACCAACAGAAGTACAGATCCGGACATGGGATATGCACCGGACTGCTGAATTTGGTATTGCTGCTCACTGGGCCTACAAAGAAGGCGCTGCGAACGGAAATCATTTTGAAGACAAGATTACGTTCTTCCGTGAAATTCTTGAACTTCAAAACGAAGCACAGGATGCATCAGAATTCGTAGAGTCACTCAAAATGGATTTCTTCTCGGATCTGGTATTTGTATTTACGCCAAAAGGAGAAGTCATCGAATTGCCAATCGGCTCTGTTCCTTTGGATTTTGCTTATCGAATCCATACGGAGGTTGGTAATCGGACCATTGGTGCCAAAGTAAACGGTCGGATTGTTCCGCTCGATTATCATCTGAAGACAGGTGATATCATCGAAATTTTGACGTCCAAACATTCTTACGGACCGAGCCAGGACTGGATGAAAATTGCGAAATCTTCTCATGCACGAGCGAAGATCAAGCAATGGTTCAAGAAGGAACGTCGTGAAGAAAACGTTGAAAAAGGTCGGGAGAGCTGTGAGCGTGAACTGAAACGTATGGGGCTTGATCCTTCTGCGTGGATGACGGATGACAAGTTGATGGAAGCTGCCAAAAAATATGCGTTTAACGATATTGATGACATGCTTGCGGCTGTTGGATTCGGTGGGATTACTGCTGCACAGATTGTAACCAAAGCAACCGAAAAACTGCGTAAAGAGCAGGAAGAGTCCAGTTTGCTGGAATTAAATTCCGCGATGCGCGAGCTGAAACCTGCGCCCGAGCGCAGAAATCGACCAACCAACGGTATTCGTGTCAAAGGCATCGATAATCTGCTTGTTCGATTCGCACGATGCTGTAATCCTGTACCTGGGGATGACATTATCGGATACGTTACACGCGGACGCGGCGTTTCCGTACACCGTAGTGACTGTCCGAATATCCCGACAAGTGCAGACGGAGAAGAAGCAGCACGTGTTATTGAGGTCGAGTGGGAAGAGAATATTGAAGCGAGTTACAGTGTGGATATTGAGATTACAGGTCATGATCGGAATGGCTTGCTCAACGAGGTACTTCAGGCTGTATCTGAAAGTAAAACCAATATATCTGCCGTTACAGGACGGACAGATAAAAATAAATTAGCATTGGTGCACGTCACAATTCTGATTCGTAATACGGATCATCTGCAATCCGTTGTAGAACGGATCAAACGTGTGAAAGATGTCTATTCGGTGCATCGGATTATGCAGTAA
- a CDS encoding adenine phosphoribosyltransferase gives MDFKDYIRVIPDFPQPGISFKDITTLLKDGEMYRKAINELKVMVSDLKIDVIAGPEARGFVVGAPLAYALGVGFAPIRKSGKLPGETIEVGYDLEYGKDTLAMHTDAIEKGQNVLIADDLLATGGTIATSINLIEQLGGNVVGAAFLIELSDLNGRAKLPEKIDVFTLMNY, from the coding sequence TTGGATTTTAAAGATTATATTCGTGTCATTCCTGACTTTCCACAACCGGGAATCAGCTTTAAGGACATTACAACATTGTTGAAAGATGGAGAAATGTACCGCAAGGCGATCAATGAACTGAAAGTGATGGTTTCTGATCTCAAAATTGACGTCATTGCTGGACCTGAAGCACGTGGTTTCGTTGTGGGCGCCCCTCTGGCATACGCTCTTGGTGTCGGTTTTGCTCCGATTCGCAAAAGTGGAAAACTGCCTGGAGAGACGATTGAAGTTGGTTATGATCTCGAGTATGGCAAGGATACACTCGCGATGCACACAGATGCGATTGAAAAAGGTCAAAATGTCCTGATCGCAGATGATCTGCTCGCAACGGGTGGAACGATTGCAACTTCCATCAATTTGATTGAACAATTGGGTGGGAACGTTGTCGGTGCTGCATTCCTGATCGAGCTGTCTGATCTGAATGGTCGTGCTAAATTGCCAGAGAAAATCGATGTATTCACATTGATGAACTACTAA
- a CDS encoding type 1 glutamine amidotransferase domain-containing protein, giving the protein MSKVAFLLANDFEDSEMQVPYDEVKKAGHEVEIIGLKAGETLKGKGGKASYTTDKAIGDASASDYDAVVIPGGSSPENLRSDAHILKFVTEINSAKKPIAAICHGPQILASAGLLKGRTITSYPPLKDDMVNAGAEFKDHEAVVDGNYITSRTPEDEPAFVRELLKVI; this is encoded by the coding sequence ATGAGTAAAGTTGCTTTTTTATTGGCGAATGACTTTGAAGATTCGGAGATGCAGGTCCCGTATGACGAAGTAAAAAAAGCTGGACATGAAGTGGAGATTATCGGATTAAAAGCCGGTGAGACCCTTAAAGGTAAAGGAGGAAAGGCCTCCTATACCACAGATAAGGCGATTGGTGACGCATCCGCTTCAGATTATGATGCGGTCGTGATTCCTGGTGGATCATCCCCTGAGAATTTGCGAAGTGATGCGCACATCTTGAAGTTTGTCACCGAGATCAACAGTGCGAAGAAACCAATCGCAGCGATCTGCCATGGTCCTCAGATTTTGGCTAGTGCCGGTCTGTTGAAAGGCCGCACGATTACATCCTATCCACCGCTTAAGGATGATATGGTAAACGCAGGAGCAGAGTTCAAGGATCATGAGGCCGTTGTGGATGGAAACTATATTACATCCCGTACGCCTGAAGATGAGCCAGCGTTTGTACGTGAACTGCTAAAAGTTATATAA